CCAACGATCCTatgggacagagaggagatcaGATAGAGATGACTTTTCTAATCATTAGCTTATCAAACGAATTAACAGGGTCAGTGCAActgttaataaataatgaaggGAACCATGCCGCACCTGTAGGGCACTGAAAGCATAGAAAACTGTGGAGGCAAAGTTGGACTCCAGCGTTCCTACACTGGGATCTTTCAGAGCAAACAAGAGATGCAGATAGAGGGTGTCCTTCTCACTGGGAACCTTGAGGAAAAGGGGACAGTAAAGTTTAGATGGACGTTCTGGATGCAAACTAAAAGAGGACcataaaaatgttcagaaacTACTTTGCATTAAGTTTTAATTACACACTGTGATGAAGACCCATGTTAATCCATATGTTAACTGTACCTCGAAAGGCGGGTGCTGGGGTGGTGTAGAGGTTCAGCATGTGGCGGGAGGAGGCTGGTGTGGAGGAGTTTGGTCCAATGGGAATGCCGGCCTCAGACTGGCGAAAAGTAGGTGTGTAGAAGAATTTGGTTGTGCGCTGCAGGCTGTCGGTTGCAGGGAACGCCTGCCGCATGgcatccaaacacacagccactcCCTGGTGGAAACACGCAAATAAGCATCATTATTATCAGTTTTAACACAGGGCACAATACATCATTAACACCAAGCGGTGGCTTCACCTGCAGGAAGAACTCAGTGTTGGTGTCTTTGGTGCTGAGCAGCATGGTGCTGGGTCCTGACGTCCCAGAGGTCATGGCCAGGATCAGGGGCTTCTCAGCAATGACCACCTTGTCCTCTCCTGCAGCGATGCGTCTGATGAGATCTCGGTAGTGCTCATATGTGTGATGGGGTGACGTGCTCGGAAGCTAACGCTGTCTGAAATGACACCATTGTAACTGTGAACAACTAGTTTAAGTCAAAGTAAAAGTTTGTTTAGAGATTATTTAATTTCtaaatttctttctttaaattgtctttttgctgaagaccatgagatgtggttaaagaatgaaaaaacatttgatgaaattgaattggaaaaaataataacagctaaataaatatatataatgaatatagataatataatgaaaatgcaaaatattctctggttttTCTTCTGATAACTTTCTCAAAATGTTACACAATTCTTGCCATATATCAAAGTAGAATGAATGTCTTTTGACTGATAAGCAACTTGAAAACATTGCCTTGAAGTGAAAGGAATTCTGACTTCACTGAATTCACTTTTCCCCCCACATTTTATAGACTTCAAAGatcaagaaaacaacaatgaaatatTTGGTTGACTGATAATGAAATCAACCTTAGATTAATGTCAAGTCTTGTTAAAATAATCTTGGAGGGTGGGGTTCCATAACCTTAGTAAAATCCTGGCTCCAGCCCTGCTGTCATTGTCTTAGTGTGCAACCTGCAGACTCTGTACATTACATCACAGTAAGTCAGAGGACAaacctgtgtgtgagagaggttGTTTTATAACACGTGCAGGTTGTTACACTACACCAGCCTGAAGTGCAAATGCCCACACGCCAGTAACTGTCCATTAacactgtcatgtttttcttcttaccTTTTATTGAGCAGAAGTCATACTGTTTTCCATAACATGTGTTTGCGTTTTTACTCAGGCGTTTCAGCAGAGTCTCCTCCTGGACTTGCTTCACATTGAGCGTGTCGGCTTCAAGTTTCTTTCTCTGCCGTCTGCCCAGCCAGCCCACTGCCTTCACCGCCAGATACTGACTGAGCAGACTGCTTAACGTCCGGTTTTCACCCTTCAACTTCGAGCTAATGTCCCTCCAAACAAGCGCCATCCCGGCCAGAGAGCAGACACCGAGGACTGCGGGCAGAGGACGCGGCATCGCTGTGGAGAAGAAACGGCGttacacaagaaacacaagcagagaaAGAGCCAGGTGGGGGCGCTGTTAGTCTACATTACATCGGTTACCTGTTTTATCTACACCCAAGACGGACAACTGTTCACTGCTTCTCCACCAAGACAGTGTTACAGTGACATTCCCACCAATTCACACATTCAGCTTCATCATATTTAATCCACTCACCCTGCTGAGGTCCAACGATGGCGACAGCAACCGATAAAACCGCAAAAAACAGGGCCACAGCAACACGGAACCAAGAGAAAGACATTTCGAGAAAACGACGTGAccatgtgtttctgttgtttttagctgTTTACACATGTAATAAGGTTTATAGCAGCATTTTTGTGTTAAGGGAAGAGCCTTAACTTTTGCTTTCGTAGCTGTCTGAGCTGCTTCCGTGTTTGGGTCACAGCCTTTcgctgattggctgactgaACGATCACGTTTATCAATCTGTTctacacacattcacaagaTGTGACAGCTCAGCACCACACGAACATCAGTGTAGTTGGTGGAAAGATTAAATAAACCCCACAGAACATTGGTTCAAGTGTTGCTACTGCTGCTATTATGTGGGAAACTCAGCTTCCtgattaatgaattaataagtTTCCATGATTTCCttgtaaaatgattaattagtTATGTTTTGCAAATATGTAAATGACTTGATGAATCTAAATGTAATGACTTCTAAGATGAACGGAAATAAGCTGTATTTACATTGTTCAAAAAAGCAgttgttaaaaaacaaactcattgGGCTATGCTAAGTCTCATGTGATCTACAGTGGCTGTGAAATGCAAATCACAACGACAAAcgggaaaacacaacaacaagcAGTAACATCTCATTAGGGAGATAGAGGAAaatagaaagtgaaagaaatgaGGAGCAAATCAGGCATTCCCCATCCTCCCAACCTTGAAACACTGCTatctgttcacagtgatgatTAACCGATGCACAAAACAGAATTCAAAggtgaaattttaattaaagctcagattaaaaaaaaaaaaaaagctttttataATTGTTTGTGGGATATAAGATGCTGGGTACAACAAATCCAATTaacaagtttaaaaaacatattgcCATCACCTGTCCCCAGACAGCAAGAATCATGGCCTGAATGCTGACTctaaaaagtcataattaattttgaaaaaacaaagtgaatcattacatacacacaggatGTTAAAGGAATTTGTTAGAGCTAGTGTTGCACAGAAACCATACAGTGGTTATGAGTATAATGTATGCATAAGGTACAGAATTTGTCAGGTCTATGATGGCTGATTTGAAAAGCAGTGTGAGTATCAGGGCAGTGGTATTAGGGGGTCTGCAGAACATGTGAGGAGTCCCTCTCGCCTCTGACTGTACATTAGTCCACAGAAACCCCTTCATCAGCTCTCCTCCTGAGAACCTGCGAAAGATCAGAGAAAACCCTGAAAGCTTTGATGCTGGACTGTGCTGGAAATGATTGAGTCTCAGAGAGAGACCTGCAGTTGGCTCACCTGTTTCATTTCCATGGTGACAGCTGATCATGCAAGAGGACATAAAATTATGTGGCATGAATGAAATGCTAAACGCATgatctgtgttattttaaacatgtctttgctttgtttttagaCTAACCTGCCCACGAGGAGGGTAACACTAAGGGTCCATCGACGGACACGCCGTGGACCAGCTCAGCCAGCCAGGACACCTCAGCTGGGTTGTCGACAAAAACCTCCTCTGGTTCGTCAATGTGCAGCTCAAACTCTGCCTcagtaaatataaaaacacagatgctCAATGTGCCCTCTTGATTTTCAGAAAATACCACAAGAGGAACGTGTGTCAGAGTGACAAGTCGGCTTCTACACAAATTAATGGACCAATCAGGAGCATCTAATTTATTATGTATTCCAAGAAACCCTTTGCAGCATAGAATATATAAGATGGGAATTAGCTGACAAACGCATTTGACCATGGAGAGCTGCAGCATCATAGaacatattttttcctctcagctgaCCTATGACAGagccttcatcttcctcctcatcctcctcctcctcctctttggaCCAGGCTGTGTTTGTTTCCGCTGCAGCACTGCAGTCAGACATGGAGGATGTGAGGCTGCTGCTCTGAAGTCTCTGTCTTAAGCCCGCTGCGTCGCAGATGTAGGCCTCTCTGCAGAACTGAGTGGCTGCAgatacagacagaggaaaagaaaaagacaacaccTTGAGATTGTGAGACACAGGTTTTCACGCTTGTTTTTAGAGCTGCTTTGACCCTGATTAGTTGATGGTACCAGATGCTctaactgaaatgaaaaaaacctGCTGAGAGGAGGAATAAAGTCAATTACACTGCAGCCACTTGGAGTTTAATATGGAGGCTGCTACCTCATGGACACAAAGAAAGACCTGAGCCTGCTGACCCCGCATGTCCTCCAGCTGTTGCATGTACTCGTGGGCATCTCTGGTGTTGATGTGATGCCGGTGACTGTCACTGAGGTGCTTCAGGATGTGTCTGGAGTGGAAGGCTGAATGAGTGTAATACACCAGCTTAGGGATGCACAGAGAGCCCACTGCGGCGATTTCAAACCTGCTGCCCTGGAGAGCAAGAGGAAGAGTTGGCACTGTACAGGTGACAATATGCAAGTTTATGAGAACATGAATATGCTTAGGTGTGTTTGGTACTTTTACAGCCAACCTGGAAAGTGAAACGTTCAATATCGGTCCAGGAAAAATCATACAATAGACACAGTTTCCCTTCCACGcccttgagaaaaaaaaacaaatgacatttataATAAGAGCTAACTCAGTGGGAAAGTTTATTTAAAGATGTCTGTCACTGACCCACCTGATAAATATGAACTCCCTTCACTGCCACACCAAGAAGCATCGAACTTCTCAGCTCTTTTTTCTCCTGCACATAAAAAAGCAGATGAAGAATCGCAGCTTAAAATATTGCAAATTGCAGATTTCTGCGTGTCTTCCCTCAAACACTGAGTGTGACTCGATGCAGTCTGACCAGTCTCATCCTGTAGAAGGTGACGGGTCCGTCCTGCAGGCTGCTGGCCTCTTTTATAAACTGCAGGACAGCTTGGCTACGTGACACACCTCTCAGCTCACCGTGCAACACAGGGCCGTGCTGGAACAGGTAGTCTCGTCCACGACGCTTTATCACCTGAGGACGCCatgttacatacacacatacataaagtTATTATGATTTCCAAGGTTAAATCCTAATGGTcacttcattatttttatttgtttttacccAGGAGGGGAAGTAATCTTCAGGGAAGAAAGTAACGCCTgtgtcctccctcctctccctcctcctcgtcccCGTCTTTCTGCTCCAGATCTCCCACCTCAGCTTGAAGCGCAGAGGCTGCCAGCTGGAAGAACAAAGCTTCCTGATGGCAGCTCTGTGAGAGCAGCACCTTCTGCCTCAGCTCGGTGTAGTAGAGCTGCTGTACTTTGCTGCTCCTGAAACGACCAAGGACGAGATCAAATCACCAAGGTTATCTTTGTTTCGTGGAAGTTTGAGAGCTGTCGCTAGGGCAGAGCTTCTATGTGCAGACAGATGAATATGCATGAGTCAGAAAAAGATGCTGATGGGAGATGAACTTACAATATGAGCTGCCCATGCTCTACATAATACTGCACTCTCAGAAATATGATGAATGGAACCTGAGAATGTAGAGGAAATAAATCAGTCAAACAGAAATTTGGTTTTGCTTATACCTCTGGGCagttttgtttgtatctgtggggggaaaaaaatcatgtaaCAAAGACCTGCTGTTCATTAAGCTGTAAAATGCTACAAGAACTGAAGCGAAAACAACTCACTGTTGTGTAGCCTCTGCTCCATCTTCTGCCAAAGTACTTGCTCAGCTTTTGGCCCAATTCAAGAAAGAGATATTCATTATCTGAGGGGAAACATGCACATATTCATTGAGTTTCTATCcctattctatatttttttgttacagTAAGTTCATTCATCACGAGCAGCCTCCCTTAGTTTCAGCGTTCCACagtaaatgaagtgaaaacactttCACTTTAACTCCCACTCGGAGGCTAACTGACCTCTGAGAACAGCCAGGCCGAAGACTTGGAGATCACTGACGCCGACCTGCTTCAGCACACTGTTCAGCACCTCGTGGCCTCTGGCTttcacctgaaaacacacacacaataagaaTAAATAGTACATGAGAGCTACAAGACATATTCAGAGTCTATCCTGTGAGCTATGAGTTCAGTGATACAGTGTTTTAGCCTCAAGATATCAATATTTTACTGAGTATTAGGTATCAGACAGTTGATATGATGACGTTTATCCCGCCTTGATCACAGATACACACTGTAAAATCAGCaactaatttatttttaacatgtttacaATAACTTCCACTGCACTCAGAACAAACATTTTGATCATTTATGTCATAAATAAGCCCTACAACCAGTATCAGTCTTAAAAAGTCAATTTGATCAAGCAGTTGTGGTCTATGTCCTGACTCTGGCATAGAAGTGGGAAAGTAAATCTGGGGTACATACATTCTTGTATTCCAAGTGATGAATTAGGtttaaagacaataaaacagagCCACTCACCCTGACGGTACAGTCGAGGTGCTGCTTGTTGGGTAGAAGAACGCACACTTGTCGCTTCTGTTTTGTCCTCATTGTCACAGCAGCTTCTGTACGTCTCAGTCCTCCAAAtatcctcctcctgtcctcccaTGGGCTTAATAAAAGAGTCAGCCCTCCCTCCTCAAAATGACACGAAGTTATTCGGTGTAGCAGGATCAAACTTTTGGCTGTGTGGTAAGCTCCTTAATTGTTAGGCTAGCAGGGCACTCACATCATTTAGCATTTCTCAGTGCCTCCAAAATAGACATGCTAGACATGCatacccccccaaaaaaataaaacaacagacaagAGACCATTGTTAGTCtatcattaatttatttaaaaacaaaatagtaATGCCAATTGTGCTTTGCTTTGAAaaagcaagaacaaaaaaaagtgaTTCATTTTAGTAGCTGGTGATTGTTCTTATAGTAACCACAAGTTCTCTccacttgtgtgtgtatttgtcttgtTACAATCTACAGCGTTCTTTTTGGATTCTACACAAAATAATCTTCGttaacatgcacaaaaacacaacaaaagaaaaacacaaccaaagaACACTACAGTGCATTAAAAGGCACCTGCTCCCCAGATACaggcatgtttgttttttgtttttgtttttttattctacAAAGTTGTACATAGTTGTAGAGGGATGTTGTTAATGCAGCTTCAGTAGCAATGAGTCTCAACAACCCCCTCCCCCCGGGGAACATATAATATCATGTATCTGTACCGACTCTTCTACAATATCACACTGACCTTTTGGGGGACAGATGAGATACATTCAAGAGGTAACAACATTTTATCTCCTACACAAATAACTATCCTGCTCTTCAACATAATTCACACAGTAGACTTGTAAAATACAATTCCCAGGTTAAGTAGAGTTCACATTGAAGAGTCGATGATTAAAGGCGACCAGAGGAAACATGCAGTACAGTACGTATTAAGTGGTTTTGTCCACTGAGGGGTCCCTCAGTGTGGGGACTCACATGATCGTGGGCTCAGAAATGCTTTAAATGTCTAAACGCTCTGACTAAGTTTCAGCATGGACACATTTTTTGTGTACTCTGATCACATTCCCCTTTAAGTAACATACCGTTCTGTTCTTCAACATGCTATGGGTGTCATTTCCCAATCAGTAAACAAGTAACCTTCTTAATTCATGGGCTGTTCCACAGATAGATTTGACGAGCTGCATTCAAATATGCagttttaatattaaataaagcTGAATGTTGAGAAAAAGCATTTAAATTACCAAATCTTCCAgtgtaaatattcattttaaatgtttacaatcAGACACCCAACtcccatttttgttttattgcccCGACAGACTGAGAATGTTGACTTTTAACATTCACACCATCTTCACATCTTCAGTCTGAGATCTAAGCAGAAGTTCCTTCCAATCACGACAACGGTTCATTTGACTTCCTCTGACCTTTCCAAACACACTCCTTTCTCCTGTCATGTCTAGtcagataaacaaacaagacaagagTCCTGTTGTGTAACTAAGTCATTTTACAATAAAACGGAAAACGTTTGCAGCTAACTGTGCAGGGACTGTGCAGTGAGGCTCGCCTAACAGCTTCTACATATTTTACTTTGGTagactgtttttaattttcatgatGAACATACTGTTACCAGTTTTGATTCCCAGTCTGCCTGACACTCTTTTGTACCTACATTTTAGAgcaaaatattttcaattatCAGGATCTACTTACAGCTAGTTTAAAGTGAGTTTAGATTACATTTTTAGAATATGATTTCGAGAAAGTAAGACAAGGTCCAAAAAAACTGAAGTGAATAACAGGAAAATAGCAAGGGCAAACCTGACAGTTAAAGATGACAGTATTATTTGTCTTCTGAACCTTTGTATTTAAAAGTAAACAACTCAAAGGAGAAAAACGTCCTCCTcgtttttaaaagtttcttgACAATACAAGAGAAACACCTTGTTCTCACTTGCGTTCAAAGACCTGACCTATTGTTCAAGTGGATTACACAGTGGACTATGTAGTTATGTAGTTCCTCTCTCTTAGAAATGCGCAACCATCAGAAGAAAACTGGTGCTATGAAAGCTTTATACAGTGTGTCTTCATTATACAGGAAAAACTGATGGCAATCCCAAATCTCTGCTGTCCCTGTTTCTGAGCTTGTTGCATTTGAACGTAAGTGGATGTGATGGTTGGTTTTAAGTATTTTAAGTGCTGTGCTCAACATCCATTgaaaagtggttaaaaaaagtgttgcacaaacacaaatatcaagGTCACTCTTCATCAAAACCCATGATGAAATGTTTAACTGAATGCACTTAGATATTAGTGGTTTGAATGCACTTAACTGTAgacatttgtcattttaggCTTTACTTACGGTGGACTTTGAACAGGTACATTTCGTGTTTGCcatgtaaatatttttgaataGTTAAACTGGTTTGGTGCTTATTGTTTTGATATTCTAAACCAGTGACTGTGCAGAATAACCGACCTTAACTGTTTGAACGGAGGATTTAAAGGATCTAAATGAAAATTTGGATATGTACGCATTTAGTGGGGGAAATGTATCTCCCAGCAGTCAGCAAATCTTTCTATTGAAGGTTTATACATTATGAAATTTGATGACACCACAGTGCATGTATGtaaatgcactgaaaaaaaagagacattgcTCTTGTGGTCTATGTACAGGAATTTGTTTCATTAAACTACATATTGACATGTTTTCTACTGCATGATAACGAGTGCACTGGAGAGAATACAGCAGTTTTACAAACAAGCAgatttaacataaaaatatctttgtCGTTGATTACGTTTAACATTATTTTCTATGCATATTTTGCTTGTTAACTTGTATAGACGAAACGCAGCTTGTTTTGTTCAGACTGCTGTAAAAGTGATTCTTATTTACTAACctgcttcagtttcattttctgcttGTTTAAAATTTTAATCGTATTAAAACTTCTTGATGTCACTGGCAAAGTTCACAAAGAGAGGGTGATTCCTAGACGTACCTCTTCAAAGTAACAATACATGTGTTTTATCAGCTGCACAGTTCTAAGACAGGGAGTCATAGACTGGAACGAAAAGGGAAGACTGGCTTCAAGTCTCTTctggctaacagctaacagttAGCGGCTTTTACGTGAAGGCACTTCCTGGTAAAAGCTTTCCACAGAGTAGCACCTGGGATTGTTTAGAAGTAACCAGTAGAAGCCCTTTATTGGAAGGAGCCTGGGGTCTGAGCTGGGCTGAAATTTGTCTCGGTCACAGCAGTGTAAAACCTAAGATGTACTGCAGGAGTTTGTTCCGATTGGCCTGAGGTAGAAAGGTGCTGCTCAGCTCCAGAGTGGTCACCttgttctctcttctctccttcaggACCTACAGAAAAATGACACAGGAGGAACAACTTGACTCCAGCTGGAGGAACATGAACACCACCCAAACCTAACACTACAGTTTTCAAAAACTGCCAGAAAAACACTAACCAGGTAGTACAGTTTATATAGGTGTTAACCTTAATTTATATGCTGAAACAATTTAAATTCAACACACTTACCCCAAGCTCTTTGAATGTCCTCACTGTGTTCTTAACCAGGTAATGAGTTGCACTTTCACCTGAAAATGAAGAGAACGGATTATAAAAGGTATTCTAATGTAGATATACTAGAGGTCATTAATGAAATTATATTTCTAAAAATCACTAGTTATTCATCAGGTAATCTGCAGCTAATTTACTGTTTAGAATCAGGGTTATTTTTGCCATGGGACCTGGCTCTGTCCATATTTTAGTCTTGTGTTAGTGCATTAGTTCAAGTACTTGATGTGGTTTAAAATGTCACTACAGCACTGTATGTGGGGAAATATTTCAGTCTTACCGTAAGCAGccactcctctctctgtgcGGGTGAGCAGGTATCTGAAGAGCCTCTGGGTGTAGTCGGACTCAGCCATGGGCTGACTCAGACTGTGGACGAAGATCGCAGCCCCACTGTAGGCCTCCAGCACGGGGCTGAGCAGTCGCTGAAGGAAGATGAAGAACTCCTGGTGCTCTGCGGCAACGCTCACCTGATTgacagaaatcaaacaaaacaaacaagtttaGAGTTTAGACAGTGCAGGTTTTTAATGTGCCATGGCAGTGATTCTGAACACTTTAAAATAGACAAGAATTTCTAAATCAAACCTTTAGATAGCgatctctctgctcctctccgaAGTCACTGTCCTCATCCTCCTCGTCGCTTCTCCAGGACAGAGGCTCTGGGAACTTTTTGGGCCACGGTTCGTCTGTGGGGCTGGGACTCAGTTCCTCCTGGtcctcctgacacacacaaacacaaattagaTCATCTGGGACATGGGAAACAGATTACACACTGGCAGTTATAGTTAACAGCCCATGAGTCAACCTCCAACATTAGTCACAGTGGTTCCCGCCATTTTCGTCCCTCAGCATTGAGGTTTGTGAGTGTAAACTGACCTCTGCTACATAGAGAACTCCATACTGAATCAGTCGGGTCACTGCATCATGGAAAACCTGGTAAATAGTCTGACAAGGCTGTGGGGTGGAGAGGCAGggaaacatgaaagaaaacagtgtttttctcaGCAACAACCAACATTTAGGTGAAGTTTTCCCCCAAAATTTCTCACTACTACACTGCTCATTATGACAGTTTACATATGAGGGACAGAAGGTGGAACTTACAGGTGCCACTGCCACCTCATTGATAAGGAAGTGGGAGAGCCCAGCAGCCTTGCGGATGAGCCTCTCCTGACTGAGAGGGAGGCTATTGGGACCACCAGACTGGTGATCAGACTCTGACTCCACGAGCAGCTCTCGCTGCAGTGACAGGATGCTGCAGGCTGGAGACACATGACAGGAATTCAGTGGGATAAAGTAACATCTAGATCAACTATATATTACTTTCAAACACATTACTGAAGCTTTTCTTTCAAGAGTTATGAAGCTTAATGGCAAAGATTAGTGACaccacagtaaacacagagcaaCTTGGCTCAACCTACCAATGATTGCATCAGAAATGAAAACGTGGAAAAGGCCATTGCTGTAGAAGTTGAGCTCAAACAGCGCCGGTACAGTTTGGCTGGGTGCAATAGTGAACTCTCCGTTGCGATTTGCACTGCTGGTCACATTGACGCAGTTTCCCAGGAGGTGGAGGGCACGCATGACCACGTCCTCTGAGTTCCCCGAAAAGCCCAGGTCAAAGTCCCGTGAGAGGATCTCCTCCTTCATGTTGAAGAAGTCTTCAACCAGCTTTGATAGCACCACCCCCTGGAGcaaagaggagacaaaacacaagctcaaaaattttgaaaaaagaaatgtagatCATGTCCAGAATTTGGTGACTCATAAATTTATCAACACAAAGATTCAGGACAACAAAATACTAAAATGGGATTGACAGAAAGCTAATAGTTTTCCACTGTCACCCACTTACATGAGTGTGCCTGCAGAGGGCAGAGGCCTACCACTAATATACAGAGATGGTGAGAGTGGATGCAGGAAGAGGGA
Above is a window of Lates calcarifer isolate ASB-BC8 linkage group LG23, TLL_Latcal_v3, whole genome shotgun sequence DNA encoding:
- the LOC108901716 gene encoding LOW QUALITY PROTEIN: FERM domain-containing protein 6-like (The sequence of the model RefSeq protein was modified relative to this genomic sequence to represent the inferred CDS: deleted 1 base in 1 codon), giving the protein MLKNRTEGGLTLLLSPWEDRRRIFGGLRRTEAAVTMRTKQKRQVCVLLPNKQHLDCTVRVKARGHEVLNSVLKQVGVSDLQVFGLAVLRDNEYLFLELGQKLSKYFGRRWSRDTNKTAQRYKQNQISVPFIIFLRVQYYVEHGQLILSSKVQQLYYTELRQKVLLSQSCHQEALFFQLAASALQAEVGDLEQKDGDEEEGEEGGHRRYFLPEDYFPSWVIKRRGRDYLFQHGPVLHGELRGVSRSQAVLQFIKEASSLQDGPVTFYRMRLEKKELRSSMLLGVAVKGVHIYQGVEGKLCLLYDFSWTDIERFTFQGSRFEIAAVGSLCIPKLVYYTHSAFHSRHILKHLSDSHRHHINTRDAHEYMQQLEDMRATQFCREAYICDAAGLRQRLQSSSLTSSMSDCSAAAETNTAWSKEEEEEDEEEDEGSVIEFELHIDEPEEVFVDNPAEVSWLAELVHGVSVDGPLVLPSSWAAVTMEMKQVLRRRADEGVSVD